One segment of Rosa chinensis cultivar Old Blush chromosome 6, RchiOBHm-V2, whole genome shotgun sequence DNA contains the following:
- the LOC112171090 gene encoding uncharacterized protein LOC112171090, whose product MEFQIAKRSAKKQVTFLSDTLNHSWCPPTEPLIKVNVDGAWDKNTTSSGSGVIIRDARGKFIAGSSRSYIAGSIIEAEAIALVDGLKLVKQLNLDNIVMESDSHELISALGNHIEKAMSLGIVTSREANRVADVAAKLAKSRLCTEVWVNIPPTSLVSVLTNDGVPCPH is encoded by the exons ATGGAATTTCAGATTGCAAAACGTTCAGCCAAGAAACAAGTAACCTTCTTATCCGACACTTTGAATCATTCTTGGTGTCCTCCCACTGAACCCCTGATCAAAGTCAATGTCGATGGTGCCTGGGATAAGAATACCACCTCCTCCGGATCAGGTGTGATTATTAGAGATGCAAGGGGTAAATTCATAGCTGGTTCCTCTAGATCTTATATTGCAGGATCTATTATTGAAGCTGAAGCCATAGCTCTTGTGGATGGTTTGAAGTTGGTCAAGCAATTGAACCTAGACAACATTGTTATGGAAAGTGATTCACATGAGCTAATTTCAGCTTTGGGAAATCACATAGAGAAAG CAATGTCTCTTGGAATTGTAACCTCCCGTGAAGCTAACCGTGTTGCCGATGTAGCTGCAAAGCTAGCCAAATCGAGGTTGTGCACAGAAGTGTGGGTTAATATACCCCCAACCTCTCTTGTCTCTGTTTTAACTAATGATGGGGTTCCTTGTCCTCACTAA